A genomic segment from Desulfurella amilsii encodes:
- the ilvB gene encoding biosynthetic-type acetolactate synthase large subunit, with protein MSEKLKGAEIFIECLKKEGVKHLFGIPGGAIIDLHDAIYKQKDIEFILTRHEQGAVHMADGYARSTGKVGVSLVTSGPGATNAVTGIATAYMDSIPLVVFTGQVPTHLIGNDAFQEVDIVGITRSCTKHNFLVKDVKDLAYTIKKAFYIAKTGRPGPVLVDIPKDVQTAMYEFEYPDAIHLRSYNPTYHGNPKQIKKVAKVIEQAERPLLYIGGGVITSNAHKEVLELAERLQIPVFMTLMGIGAFPGDHSLSLGMAGMHGTYKANMAIQYCDLLISIGARFDDRITGKVSEFAPNAQIIHIDIDPTSISKNIQVDYPIVGDTKLVLKELLSTLKDNNKIDQNREKWLDLIKKWDSEHPLSFEDSDKIIKPQYVIKLLNKLTKEIDPIVSTEVGQHQMWAAQFYSFNKPRRFLTSGGLGTMGFGFPAGIGASFANPDKQVFVIAGDGSFQMNEQELAVLATYRLQTKVIILNNSYLGMVRQWQQLFYGRRYANTNIEVQPDFIKLSESYGIGAKRVEDKKDVEQALIEMIDYKGPYILDIKIEREENVYPMVPGGAPLSDMILT; from the coding sequence ATGAGTGAAAAATTAAAAGGCGCAGAAATCTTTATCGAGTGCCTTAAAAAAGAAGGCGTCAAACATTTGTTTGGGATACCAGGTGGAGCAATCATTGACTTGCACGACGCTATTTACAAACAAAAAGACATAGAATTTATACTAACAAGGCATGAGCAAGGCGCTGTGCATATGGCAGATGGCTATGCACGAAGCACAGGCAAAGTTGGCGTTAGCTTAGTAACAAGTGGCCCTGGCGCAACAAATGCAGTAACCGGTATTGCAACAGCTTATATGGATTCTATCCCGCTTGTAGTTTTTACTGGACAGGTACCCACGCACTTAATAGGCAATGATGCTTTTCAGGAAGTGGATATAGTAGGCATCACAAGGTCTTGCACAAAGCACAATTTTTTAGTAAAAGATGTAAAAGATCTGGCTTACACAATAAAAAAAGCCTTTTATATAGCAAAAACAGGCAGACCTGGACCGGTTTTAGTTGATATACCAAAAGATGTTCAAACAGCTATGTATGAATTTGAGTATCCAGATGCAATACACCTAAGAAGCTATAACCCAACCTACCATGGCAACCCAAAGCAAATAAAAAAGGTGGCGAAGGTTATTGAGCAAGCAGAAAGACCTCTGTTGTATATTGGCGGTGGTGTTATAACTTCAAATGCACACAAAGAGGTATTGGAACTTGCCGAAAGATTGCAAATACCTGTCTTTATGACACTTATGGGTATTGGAGCTTTTCCTGGAGATCATTCACTAAGCCTTGGTATGGCTGGTATGCATGGTACTTATAAGGCTAACATGGCTATACAGTACTGCGATTTGTTAATTTCTATTGGCGCAAGGTTTGACGATAGGATTACCGGCAAAGTATCTGAGTTTGCACCAAATGCACAAATAATCCACATAGACATTGACCCCACAAGCATAAGCAAAAACATTCAGGTAGATTATCCTATTGTTGGGGATACGAAACTTGTTTTAAAAGAACTCTTATCAACGCTTAAAGATAACAATAAAATTGACCAAAATAGAGAAAAATGGTTGGATCTAATAAAGAAATGGGATAGTGAGCACCCCCTTTCATTTGAAGATTCAGATAAGATTATTAAACCTCAGTATGTTATAAAATTGTTAAATAAGCTAACAAAAGAAATAGATCCAATAGTCTCAACAGAAGTAGGCCAACACCAGATGTGGGCAGCCCAATTCTACAGTTTCAATAAACCAAGGAGATTTTTGACTTCTGGAGGCCTTGGCACAATGGGTTTTGGATTTCCAGCGGGCATCGGTGCAAGCTTTGCAAACCCAGACAAACAGGTATTTGTTATAGCAGGCGATGGTTCATTCCAGATGAACGAACAAGAATTAGCGGTTCTTGCAACATACAGGCTACAAACAAAAGTAATTATTTTAAACAATTCGTATTTAGGTATGGTTAGACAGTGGCAACAATTATTCTATGGCAGAAGATATGCAAATACCAATATTGAAGTTCAACCAGACTTTATAAAATTATCAGAAAGCTACGGCATAGGTGC